GAACGATTGAAGGATGACCAACTTAATACAATTCAACAAGAAAAATCAGAACCTATTTCAATGGCCCTTAGGGTCATGAATAAATATCTTTATGGTGAAGGACACCCTTATAGTAATCCTTACACAGGTACAGGGTATACCGAATCGGTTTCCAAATTAACAAAAACAGATGTTGAAAATTTTTATTCAACTTGGATCAGACCTAATAATGCCACCCTGATTGTAACGGGTGATTTAGATATGCAGGAGTTGAAATCGAAATTAGAAAAGTCTTTTGGGAAATGGAAAAAGGGAGATATACCTACAATTACATTTCCTACACCAAAAGTAAATTCTAAGAATACACTTTATTTAATGGACCGCCCTGAATCTGAGCAGTCTGTTATACTAGCCGGTCACCTTACTGAAAAGTATGGCGATGTTTCTCAAATTGCTTTAGAACAAATGGTAAGTGTTTTAGGGGGTGATTTTACTTCTAGAATTAATATGAATCTTCGTGAAGACAAGCATTGGGCATATGGGGCAAGTGGTTTTGTAATGGGCGCAAAGGCAGAAAGACCATTTATTATGTACGCACCTGTACAAACCAATAAATCTGCAGAGTCTGTAACGGAACTACGTAAAGAAATATCAGAATTTATTTCAACAAGACCCGTAACGCAAGCGGAATTGGACAAGGTTAAAACGAATCAAATTTTAAGCTTACCAGGACAGTGGGAAACAAATAGTGCCGTAAATCAGTCAATTGTTAATTTAATTCAATATGATTTGGCAGATGACTATTATCAAAGCTATGACGCTAATGTTAGAAACCTGTCTTTAAATGAGGTTAGGGAAGTAAGTAAAAAAGTAGTTAAACCTGAAGCTGTAAATTGGTTTATGGTAGGAGATAGGGCTAAAATTGCCGAAAAACTTGATGGTTTAGGCTTCGATGCAATTATAGAAATTGATGCAGATGGAAATCCAAAAAAAGCTATACTCCCTATATCGAATTCGGAGATTAAAAATTAATAAATAATTTTATTTAACAATCTAGATTTAAATGTTCTGATACCTGCCTTCCAGTGAGGCAAGCTTGTGTTGAAATTTAGTGTTGAAAGTTATATTAATGCTTTACGGACTTGCCCTATGGTAGTTTACTAGCATAAAAAAATCCCATTTACTAATGGGATTTTTTTATACTTAACTATTTGTGTTTTATCTTAATTTAGGGTAATCATTAGGGCTTACCTCATGCATAATTGCATAAACCTTTTCGAAAATATCCTCTCTATTTGGTTTCGAAAAATAATCGCCATCGCTTCCATAAGCCGGTCTATGTGCCTTGGCACTCAACGTTTGTGGTGGACTATCTAAATATTTAAATGCCCCTTGTTTTTCAATAATTTCATTTAGTAAGTAAGCGGAGCATCCGCCTGGTACATCTTCATCAATAACTAATAATCTATTTGTTTTCTTGATACTTTCTAAAACATCTTTTGTAATATCAAAAGGTAAGAGTGTTTGCGCATCAATTATTTCGGCATCTATACCTACTTCTAAAAGTTCCTTAGCAGCTTTTTCAACAATTCTTAAGGTAGAACCATAGGAAACTAAAGTAATGTCGTTCCCTTCTTTAATAGTCTCTATTTTACCAATTGGAGTGCAATACTCACCAAGATTACTAGGTTTTTTTTCTTTTAAGCGATACCCGTTTAAACTTTCAATTACTAAAGCTGGTTCATCACTTTTTAATAATGTATTGTAGAATCCTGCTGCCTGTGTCATATTGCGCGGAGCCAAAATATACATTCCACGAAGCAAATGTATTAGTCCGCCCATTTCTGAGCCAGAATGCCAAATGCCTTCTAGTCTATGACCTCTTGTTCTTATGATTAACGGAGCTTTTTGTTTCCCGGCTGTTCTATAAAGTAACGATGCTAAATCATCTGTTAATGTAGGCAGTGCATAAAATATATAATCTAAATACTGTATTTCGGCAATAGGTCTTAGACCTCTTAAGGCCATTCCTAAACCTTGACCAATAATGGTGGTTTCTCGAATGCCAGTATCGGACACACGAATATCACCATATTTTTCTTGCATTCCTTCTAATCCTTGATTTACATCACCGATAGCACCAGTGTCTTCTCCAAAAATTAAGGTATTAGGATATTTCTCAAATAATTTATCGAAATTATCCCGTAGTATAACCCTGCCGTCTACTTCTTCGGCATCATCTTTAAAAATCGGGGCAATTGCATTAATATTGGTAGCCTTATTTTCATTTTCACTGTAAAGATGCTTGCTATATGTATCTTGTGATTCTTTTAAAAAGTTCGTTGTCCAATTAACTAATGCTGTTTTCTCAGTGCTCGTTTCTCCTAAAAGAAAACGTAACGATTTACGAGCAGAAATAGCCAAGTCTTTTTTAATAGGCTCTTCTGTAGCAATTAAATCGTTTTTAAGTTTATTTAAAAAGTTTTTATTTGGACTTTTTGCCGCTGCCTGATCTATTAAACTAACTAAGGTGTTTTTAGCAGAAAGTAAACCTTCTAAGTATTCTTCCCAAGCTTGTTTTTTAGCTTCCCTTACAGTTCGTTTAATTCGTTTTTCAATAGATTCTAACTCCTCATTATTCGCTATTCCAGATTCTAAAATCCATTCTTTAAATCGCTTATTGCAATCATTATCCCGCTCCCAGGCTAATCTATTATTGTCTTTATACCGCTCATGAGATCCTGATGTAGAATGTCCCTGAGGTTGTGTTAATTCTTTTACATGTATCATTACAGGCACATGCTCTTGTCTGGCAATGTCAGCGGCATTTTCGTAGGCGTGCATTAATGCAGTATAATCCCAACCGTTAACTTTGAAAATTTCATATCCATTTTCATCGTCAGTTCTTTGAAATCCTTTGAGGACTTTTGATATATCTTCTTTTGTAGTATGATGTTTTGCAGGAACGGATATGCCATATTCGTCATCCCAAATACTAATTACCATGGGTACTTGAAGTACACCTGCCGCATTGATAGTTTCAAAAAACATACCTTCACTGGTACTTGCATTTCCTATAGTGCCCCAAGCAATTTCATTACCATTTACAGAAAATTTAGCGCTATCCAAGCCTTTTTGATTACGGTATACTTTTGATGCTTGTGCTAGGCCTAAGAGTCTTGGCATTTGCCCAGCAGTACATGAAATATCTGCACTACTATTTTTTTGTTTTGTAAGATCTTTCCAACTACCGTCGGTATTTAAACTATGTGTTAAAAAATGACCGCCCATTTGTCTACCGGCACTCATGGGTTCTTTTTCAATGTCAGTTGTTGCGTAAAGTGCGTGAAAAAAGTCTTTTGGTTTTAGAAGACCTAAAGCCATCATAAAGGTTTGGTCTCTATAATAACCACTTCTAAAATCTCCATTTTTAAATGACCTGGCCATTGCCAATTGAGGCAATTCTTTGCCGTCTCCAAATATGCCGAATTTTGCTTTACCGGTAAGGACTTCTTTTCTTCCTAGTAAACTACAAGTTCTGCTTAAAAAGGCAATTTCATAATCGCTTATGATTTGCTCTTTGAAATCATCGAAAGAAATATCGTTACTAGTTTTTGAAGAAACATCCATGTATTAAACGTGTTTATGCAAAATTACCGAATCATGCTCTTCTTAGCAACGCTGTAGCGAGTTAATTTATTCCATATTTTTCAACAAATGTGGCGAATAGGTGAAAATATCTTAATTTTTTTGGCGAATTGTGATAACAGAGCTAGAATTCTTGATTTTAAAACCATTTTCTAGTGAATAGCCCAGTTAGCGTTTTTGGACTTACGGTAATAATAAAACGAATCTTTTCTCCGTAGTTTGGTTGCGAAATTTCCCAACCATTATTGGAATAAACGGGAAGATATAACTCAAAATAATCGGTCACTAAATTTAAGCGAACTCCAGAATCGTAAACGAATTTTTCATTTATACCTGTATTTTTTACCAATCCTGCATCTCCATATAATTCAATCCATCTCCAAAGGTTAAAACTCCCGTTAACAGTGGCCATCCAATTGTTTGAAAATCTGTATTTCTGGTCTAAGAAAGATTTAAAGCCCCCTTCGGCAATAATTATTTGTTGGCTGTAAATACCCGAGTCTTCTGATCTGCCTAAATACCCATAATCAAACAAATAATCTGTTGGCCTATCTAATGCGAAACTAAAAAAATCGGTTTCCGTTTTATTACTTAAGAATTTACCCGCAAAAAACCTTAAATTTAATTGACGGTTGTTTTCAAATAATTTTCGGTATTCATATTCAAAAGCTAGTTTACTAAAATTACCTGCTAATTGGAAATCTACGAACCAAGAGTTGTAATCTAATATTCCATTATTTCTATTCAAATAGCGGGCATTAAATACACTATAATCAGGATTTTCTGGGTCGTTTGCCAAACTTTGTAATGAAGCATCAAAATCACGTAAAATATTTACATATCTAAAGGAAAGAAATTCTCTTTTGTTCGATAATAAATCTTCGGGTCTAAAGCCGAAACTTAATGATGGCGTTATAGAAGTATACCGAGAATTTTCATTAAAGTGTGAAGTGGAAGCTCCTAAGCCGTAATTGGCAACATACAAACCACTTTTACTCAAATACTTTCTGTAATTAAATTTGCCATAACCTACAAAAGCCTTTTCCCTAAACGAATAGGATGGGGAGAAGTCATAAACAAAAGGGCGTTCTAGGAGTGTTTTATTATACAGTCGCATTCCTGGTGCCCAGCCGTCATAAACGTTGAAATTTAAAACAGGTACATAAAACACCTGATTGTAATATGGGTTTTCGGCATCCTTAAAAAAAGTGAAATTTAATTTCTTGTTACTGGATAAAAACCCTTTTAAAGATTTCCAGTTATCTCGCTGGTTAAACTCTGGTATTGTCTGGTCGTAATTAAGTACTAATTTATCTTCTTGGTTATTAGGAATTGTAAAGGTTTCCTCGAACTTAATATCACTAAACCAATATTCTGATATTATAGAATCATTTTTAAGACCAAACACTGAAATTGGTACGTTGGTGCCTTCTTTATTTTTAATGGTTACTGCAAGGGAATCGTTAGTCTTATTTACCTTTTTTATTTTAAAATCAATTTTACGATCTGTTGATACATAATCTTTAAAAAACCAATTGATGTCTTGGGTTGTTGAGCGTTTAAGAATAGACTCAAAATCTAGTATTTTGACTGTATTTGATTTATAATATTTAAAAAATGTTTTAATACTTTCATCTACTTTTTCTTTCCCTATATAATCGGCAAGATAGGCTAGTCCCAAGCCTGCTTTATATTTATTAGCAATTTTTTGATTAAATTTTATAAGCGAATCGTTTGATGTTTGCAGTGCTTGGTCTAGATTTTTACGAGCAGTTAAGTTATATAGGAATGAATATTGGTCGTTGAAATCCATTTTTGCCAATTCAAAACTTCTAAACCCCCAAATTTTAGAAAGTTTACCCAAAAGTTTTTGATCAGGGTAATATTTTTCAACATATGCAATCATTAAATAATTGGCAATAGCACTGTTTAGCCATTGCTCTTTGCGAGGATTTAAAAACATAGTCTCTCTTAAAATGCTATTTATCGCAGTTTTAAGAAATTTCATTTCAAATTGAAATTGTTCTTCATAAGGTCTTATAAATGAGGGTAATTGGTTAAGTCCATATAAGGGATCTTTATTATAATCTAATTCACTAACCAATATTTTTTCATGAGGATAAGTTCCTAAATTACTATAAATAAAATCAGCTACTTTATTAATTGAAATACCTTGACCAATTGGGCTATACCTTGGAGCTTGAATATTAGTAAGAAATTTCATGTGTGGAGTTACATGGGTTGTAAACTCTTTTTTAGTATTCAAAATGATTTCTCCTCCTGTTTGAAGGTTTCCCTTTAATTGTGCAAACTGACCATTAGGAAATGTGGTTAAAGATTCTATTGTAAAGTTTGAAGCTAAATGTAGACTATCTGGAAATTTAAAATCAATTACCGTATTGGTAACATTCATATATAAATCTTCTAGATTTTTGTTAGAATACAAATGCCATTTACCGTCATAAACTGCGGGTGTTAAATACCAGTCTTTAAGGTAGTAGTCGCCTCTTTGGTCATAACCATATGGTGTGTATTTATTTGGAGGTAGCTTAACCTTGTAGGTGATGAAAATTTTGGTTGAAGCCTTTGCAGGTAGTATGTTGTTTAACGTAACCTTTAAAATATCTTGATTTTCTGTATGATTCCATTCTAAGCCGTTATATGCATCATCTACTACACTAATTATGGTTGTGTTGCCGCGTTCATCGGCTTTAGCTAGGTGCAATGATTTTTTAAATTCTTGTGCAAACCTCTTTGCCAAAGCCGTATTTTTATCTGAATATGCATTTGCCCAATCATTAAAATAGAGCACTCCTAAATTGTAATTGGAATTATTATAATATGTGAATTCTTGACGAATATCTAACTCTTTGGTATACTCATTTAAGGTAACTGTTAAGTTTGTTTCATACTGCCCATACCCATTGGTTACAAATGAAACCAAAAGAATTAGGCTAAAACAAAAAAGGATATTGAATTTTTTGATCAAGGCTTTGATTAAAAATTAGGACTCATTGAATGCCCTTTGTAGAAAGAGTCTATTATTTCTACAACTTCTTCTTCGGTATCTACAATTTTAATAAGATTTAAATCTTCAGGACTAATAGTGCCCATTTTAAGCATGGTGCCTTTAACCCAGTCCATTAGTCCTGTCCAAAACTCACTTCCCACTAGTATAATTGGAAATTTTCCAATTTTATGAGTTTGTATTAATGTAATAGCTTCAAAAAGTTCATCTAATGTTCCAAATCCGCCTGGCATTACGACAAACCCTTGAGAGTATTTTACAAACATTACTTTTCTAACAAAGAAATAATCAAAGTCTAAACTCTTATCATTGTCAATATACGGATTGTCATGTTGCTCAAAAGGTAAATCAATATTTAAACCTACTGAAGTTCCACCAGCAAGATTCGCACCTCTGTTACCTGCTTCCATTATACCTGGTCCACCACCAGTAATTACACCATAGCCCGCTTCAGCAATTGATTTTGCTATGGATACAGCTAGTTTGTAATAAGGGTCTTCTTCCTTTGTCCTTGCTGAACCAAAAATAGAAACACAAGGTCCTATTTTGCTCATACGTTCAAAACCATTAACAAACTCACCCATTATTTTAAAAATGGCCCAAGAGTCGTTTGTTTTTATTTCATTCCAACCTTTATGATGTTTTTCTGATCTCATATATTTTTTACTATGCTATTAGTATTTAAATACTACATTTAAAATGCTAACTCTCTTTTTAGAAAAGTCGCTGTATAACTTTTTTTATCCTTTGCTACTTCTTCTGGTGTTCCTTTGGCAACAAGTTGCCCACCAGAACGGCCGCCTTCATAACCAATATCAATGATGTAATCTACCATTTTAATTACATCCATATTGTGCTCTATTACTAATACGGTATTTCCTTTATCTGCTAATTTATTCAAAACCTCCATTAAAACACGTATATCTTCAAAATGAAGTCCGGTTGTAGGTTCATCTAAAATATAGAATGTATTACCAGTATCTCTCTTAGATAATTCTGTTGCCAGTTTTATTCGTTGTGCTTCACCACCCGAAAGAGTAGTGGATTGCTGTCCTAGCGAAATATATCCTAACCCAACATCTTGTATGGTCTTTAACTTACGATGTATTTTAGGAATTAGTTCAAAAAAAGATACCGCTTCATCAATAGTCATTTCTAAAACATCGGAAATTGACTTGCCTTTATAACGTATTTCTAATGTTTCTCTATTAAATCTTTTACCATTACATGTTTCACATTCTACGTAAACATCCGGTAAAAAGTTCATTTCAATAACGCGTAAACCGCCACCTTGACAAGTTTCGCAACGTCCACCTTTTACATTAAAGCTAAACCTACCAGGTTTATATCCTCGTATGGAGGCTTCTGTAGTTTTGGTAAATAATGACCTTATTTCACTAAATACACCTGTATAGGTAGCAGGGTTGGATCTCGGTGTTCTACCAATTGGCGATTGGTTAATATCAATAACTTTATCTATATGCTCTAACCCGGTAATTTTTTTATAGGGCATAGGTATTTTAACGCCATTAAAATAATGGGCGTTCATTATAGGATAAAGTGTTTCATT
The genomic region above belongs to Maribacter hydrothermalis and contains:
- a CDS encoding alpha-ketoacid dehydrogenase subunit alpha/beta, which produces MDVSSKTSNDISFDDFKEQIISDYEIAFLSRTCSLLGRKEVLTGKAKFGIFGDGKELPQLAMARSFKNGDFRSGYYRDQTFMMALGLLKPKDFFHALYATTDIEKEPMSAGRQMGGHFLTHSLNTDGSWKDLTKQKNSSADISCTAGQMPRLLGLAQASKVYRNQKGLDSAKFSVNGNEIAWGTIGNASTSEGMFFETINAAGVLQVPMVISIWDDEYGISVPAKHHTTKEDISKVLKGFQRTDDENGYEIFKVNGWDYTALMHAYENAADIARQEHVPVMIHVKELTQPQGHSTSGSHERYKDNNRLAWERDNDCNKRFKEWILESGIANNEELESIEKRIKRTVREAKKQAWEEYLEGLLSAKNTLVSLIDQAAAKSPNKNFLNKLKNDLIATEEPIKKDLAISARKSLRFLLGETSTEKTALVNWTTNFLKESQDTYSKHLYSENENKATNINAIAPIFKDDAEEVDGRVILRDNFDKLFEKYPNTLIFGEDTGAIGDVNQGLEGMQEKYGDIRVSDTGIRETTIIGQGLGMALRGLRPIAEIQYLDYIFYALPTLTDDLASLLYRTAGKQKAPLIIRTRGHRLEGIWHSGSEMGGLIHLLRGMYILAPRNMTQAAGFYNTLLKSDEPALVIESLNGYRLKEKKPSNLGEYCTPIGKIETIKEGNDITLVSYGSTLRIVEKAAKELLEVGIDAEIIDAQTLLPFDITKDVLESIKKTNRLLVIDEDVPGGCSAYLLNEIIEKQGAFKYLDSPPQTLSAKAHRPAYGSDGDYFSKPNREDIFEKVYAIMHEVSPNDYPKLR
- a CDS encoding gluzincin family metallopeptidase, with the translated sequence MVSFVTNGYGQYETNLTVTLNEYTKELDIRQEFTYYNNSNYNLGVLYFNDWANAYSDKNTALAKRFAQEFKKSLHLAKADERGNTTIISVVDDAYNGLEWNHTENQDILKVTLNNILPAKASTKIFITYKVKLPPNKYTPYGYDQRGDYYLKDWYLTPAVYDGKWHLYSNKNLEDLYMNVTNTVIDFKFPDSLHLASNFTIESLTTFPNGQFAQLKGNLQTGGEIILNTKKEFTTHVTPHMKFLTNIQAPRYSPIGQGISINKVADFIYSNLGTYPHEKILVSELDYNKDPLYGLNQLPSFIRPYEEQFQFEMKFLKTAINSILRETMFLNPRKEQWLNSAIANYLMIAYVEKYYPDQKLLGKLSKIWGFRSFELAKMDFNDQYSFLYNLTARKNLDQALQTSNDSLIKFNQKIANKYKAGLGLAYLADYIGKEKVDESIKTFFKYYKSNTVKILDFESILKRSTTQDINWFFKDYVSTDRKIDFKIKKVNKTNDSLAVTIKNKEGTNVPISVFGLKNDSIISEYWFSDIKFEETFTIPNNQEDKLVLNYDQTIPEFNQRDNWKSLKGFLSSNKKLNFTFFKDAENPYYNQVFYVPVLNFNVYDGWAPGMRLYNKTLLERPFVYDFSPSYSFREKAFVGYGKFNYRKYLSKSGLYVANYGLGASTSHFNENSRYTSITPSLSFGFRPEDLLSNKREFLSFRYVNILRDFDASLQSLANDPENPDYSVFNARYLNRNNGILDYNSWFVDFQLAGNFSKLAFEYEYRKLFENNRQLNLRFFAGKFLSNKTETDFFSFALDRPTDYLFDYGYLGRSEDSGIYSQQIIIAEGGFKSFLDQKYRFSNNWMATVNGSFNLWRWIELYGDAGLVKNTGINEKFVYDSGVRLNLVTDYFELYLPVYSNNGWEISQPNYGEKIRFIITVSPKTLTGLFTRKWF
- a CDS encoding LOG family protein — its product is MRSEKHHKGWNEIKTNDSWAIFKIMGEFVNGFERMSKIGPCVSIFGSARTKEEDPYYKLAVSIAKSIAEAGYGVITGGGPGIMEAGNRGANLAGGTSVGLNIDLPFEQHDNPYIDNDKSLDFDYFFVRKVMFVKYSQGFVVMPGGFGTLDELFEAITLIQTHKIGKFPIILVGSEFWTGLMDWVKGTMLKMGTISPEDLNLIKIVDTEEEVVEIIDSFYKGHSMSPNF